The Helianthus annuus cultivar XRQ/B chromosome 15, HanXRQr2.0-SUNRISE, whole genome shotgun sequence genomic sequence tatccgTTAGAGACTTTCAAGTATATTTTTTCCCTCTTCAATAATTCTGTGTTCTTAAAATCTAAAACAAATATAAGTATAATAAATTACATACATATCATTATCACCATATAATATTTGACACATTCCAAATACCTAACCATCATGATAATATATATTTCAGTTGATAATTCCGTATTCAtaacatacaaatatatataagaTCATCAATATATGTATctcaaaagaatttttttttttcaaataaccAGGCTATTAGAATGAAACATTCCTAAACAAGGGTTAACGAGAAATAAAAATAGAtacatattttatttaatatatgttCTGGGTAAACGGGTATACAGCTTCGGGTAATAGGGTCAAGTATCACCTAATCCCGTACACGTCTCATACCtgcaaaatatttttttttccaatCTCATACTCATCGGGTAGCGGGTATACCCGTTCCAAACGTTTTGGGTTTTGGGTATGCTGGCCGGGCTCGGGTATTTTTGTTATCCGTGTTCCGTAATATCTTTATGTGTAAATAGAATTTTAAGTTATAAAATCTAACTAACTTTTTTAATACAAGACTTCTTAACTTTCTTTAGACATGTTATTATATAAATTaagttataattttttaataaattaagTTATTATATATAACTTTAGTTCGATTAGATACACATGTATAGTACAGGGACGATTTCTGTAAGtttggttttacaaaaaaaaaaccatatatCGCTAGGTCAAGGGCTCAGCTCCTGTTAAACCTTCACTTCTCTGTATCATCTTCTACGCCTctaaaaccctaaccctaatccTCCATCAATGGCGGCGATACCACCATCCATCgacgccgccgccaccaccgccgtGGACGCCTTACTCAAATGGAAGACCAAACAATCCGATTCCCAAAACCCCCAATTACTCCCCCAAGACGATTTCATCTATCTCAATCTCACCCTCAAAAAAATCCCACAAAAAGGCTCAATCAACGGCCCCAGAGCAAACCCTAACAAAATCCCTCTTCCTCACCCCATCGTTTCAACAAATTTTTCCGAAATCTGCTTAATAATTGATGACAGACCTACTTCGAAGCTGACGTCAGCAATCGCGAAGAAGAAGATTAAAGAAGAAGGTATTTCTGTTactaaagtgttgaaattgtCTAAGTTGAGAACAGATTATAAGCCGTTTGAAGCGAAACGAAAGTTGTGTGATTCGTATGATATGTTCTTTGCTGACAAAAGGGTGGTTACTTTGTTGCCTAAGTTGTTAGGGAAGTGGTTTTTTAAGAAAAAGAAGTTGCCTTTAGGGGTTGATTTGAGTCATAAGAATTGGAAAGAGCAGATTGAGAGAGGGTGTGGGTCTGGGTTGTTGTGGTTTGGTACGGGGACGTGTAGCGTGGTTCGGGTTGCGAAGGTTTCGATGGAAAGAGATGAGATTGTGGAGAATGTGAAGGCTGCGATTGCGGGTGCTATCGGGTTTGTGGGGAAGAAGTTGGGGGGTGTTAGGTCTTTGCATTTGAAGTTGGCGGATTCGGTTGCGTTGCCGGTTTATCAGTCGTTACCCGATGTTAAGTTGAGGATCGAGGGGGTTCGGGTTGAACGTTTAGAGGGAGTTGAAGAAGTCGAGAAAGACggtgaaaagaagaagaagaagtcgTCGAAAAAGGGTAGGATTCATGAAATGGATCTTGATGTAAATGAAGTTGACGAGCCTGAAGTCGAAAACGAAAACGACGAAAATGTTGATGATGGTTTGGATGGTGGTTTGGGTAAGAAGAAAAGGAAAGGGGATGGGATTGAGGTGGGAAAGAAGACGAAGAAGAAGTCGAAGAAGGGGAAGGGTGTTGAAGTTGAGGTTAGTCGTGACTCGGATGATGAAGTTGTGGAGGAAGTGAAGCCGGCGAAAAAGAGTGTGAAAGAGAAGAAGAGGAAGGGGGATGTgatggaagaaagtgatgttagcGCCAAATCTAGCGATAAAATAGCCAAGGAAAAGGGGAAGAAAGTAGACGATTCTGGGAAGAAGGAGAAGAAGAAAGGAAGGTCAGTGTCTAGAGTTTAAAGTGTCTGTTTTGATGATGATATATCATAGAGAATTCGATTAATAGCTTTGAGTTCTGCATTTTTGTTATGTTAAGTTAATTTTGGATTATGGTATCAATGCAATATTTTGTTAAGTTATTAGTTTGCGAGTTTGCAGTGAACTTTGCAAGATTCTTGTTGTGAGTTTTTCTTGATTTAAGTAACTTTGTTCGAAAACTATTGCTTTCTTGTCAAGATCGATAGAAACCGTATTGATGAATGTTGTTTGAAAAGCATGCTGCTTTCTTGATAATTTCGAATGAAAACCGTATTGTGGTTTCTAAATGGTTgctgaggtttttttttttttgataaaggGCATCGCCTGGCAAACTATATAAAACACAACGAAAAAATTACACCATCAAAGGGGCATTCCCCCGTATCATCCCCAAAACATGCTTTGGGGACCAAAAATAAGAAACCATACAGCCCTGTCTCGGGTTACAAAAGAACCTAACACTACAAGTATCAATGCTAACAATACGACACAGCCATATTTGATAACAAAAGTTACATGTACGCCTAATAATATAGCGTGATCCATTCCATGGAGACTTGATTTTCCATATATCAGAGTTGACACAACGCCCTTTTGTGGATCCAAAAATCAGCTGCTTGGAGAATACCATAGAATCATAAGGCCTGATTATCAGCCAGGCCCACCAGTACGACATATACCCTCTTTGGGCCTTCGAAACGTGTAGACTAGCAACCCAAAGCTGAATAGTCCACCAGCAACTATTAAGCCTTTGGTATACACAGCTTGTACCCCGAAATAAATCTGAACCGTCTGATTAGAGGCCCGATACTGCAGCAGCCAGCTCATCCGAGAATAACCCACCGGCCCACCTGGAAACCCAACTCTAAGAGATTAGTAGCAAACCAGCATACCACATCCGAGGATAACAAATCCGGTGATCCAATATGGAAACACCGGGAGAGCACCAGCAGAGCCGTAACCATAATATGGGGGCGAGACTCGGAAATGGAGCACAGAGGCCACAGACCTGGAATAAGAGAACCTGAATAAAAAGACAGACAACATTGCAGCCTGAACATTTGACTCTGCAGTTCCTCATTATACCATAAGCCGTTTTTACCATAATACCCCTGCAGCTGTTGATTAAATTCTGCATTATAACACTTTGCCACGGATGCCTGATTCGGTATATTTTCCAACTATGATGTTTCCAGCTCTCGTAGGGCCATGATTTGCCATATAAATACAGCCTGTTCCAACCCTTCTCAGCAGAGAACACCAGTGCCAGGAGATCCCGAGGCAGGCAGCAGCCCAAGTGATCAGACGAAGCTGATAAAACCCATACTTTGACCACCTATGTATGCAGTTTGTATGATCCGTTATCATGCGAAACCTGTACCCATAACTCGAAGCTTGGTCATATATGCAACGCAGCCTCCTCATACACTGGAGATTCCAGCACTTGACACTCCCAGACAGCAAGAAAACAGAAACCGCAGATTTATTCTATCGCACTTCCAGACATAATCCAGCACAAACAtcaaaaacaatataaaaccGTATTGTGGTTTCTAAAAGGTTGCCGAGTTTTCTTGGTTCTCCAAGACTCGTAAGTTTGATTCATTTTTTGTTTATTATGAAACGGAGTTGTTTATTCTTTTGCTGGGAGAGTTTGAATACACTAGTTTTCTTATTTTTGAGCTTTAAGGGTCTGTAGCAGCAAATGCTACTGTTATGCTCTGTGGATGATTTATGGCAAGGGtattttgggaattttgaagAGACTAGGATCAATCAACAGACTGTTAGGATGATAGTATGTGCAATCTTATAAAATTGACCATGGACAGTCCTTTTCGTTTAAGCTACTAAAACAGTTCCACCCCGTGGATGATAGTATCCTACACCGAATGATGGATGTTCTTTTTGTTCCCCCTGCTCGTGTAAATGTGGATTCGTTAGTTAATTCATGATGGGATTATCAATCCTAattttaaaaaccggttcaagGTAATAACAAAGAAGTGTATCTTCAACAGAGGACGGACAGTCTGGTGATACATATAATGTAAACGGAATATTCGATTTGGGAATATGTATCCGATGAGTGTTCGATTTTTCGATAATGGTGTTACGAGAACATTAGATATGgtgctatttttttttttttttagtttttactgGTGATGTGGATTCTGGTTGTAAGTTTAATCTTGTTTCAACTCTTGTCGTATTGTAATAGCTGAATTTGTATATTAATAAAATCTCTTATTGTTTATGGATGCGCAGCATGACTTATGTTATATTGTAACAACTATATTTATTATATTGTCTGAACAAAAAAAATTTTACGTTAATAATAAAAACAGAACAACTAAATCAAAGCTTTGTTTGGTGGTCTTTCACTAGTAGAAGTCCTTATTGGCTGTTTGATCGCTAATGGTCTTTGAGGGTTCTTGTTTTCGTCATCTGTTGTTTGTAATAAGCCTTGTTGTTGTTTCGCATAGAGAAGATCATGATTCTTGCCATGGTATTGCTCTTTGTGTGGACGGCACATATTGCAGCCTACCTTCCTTAAGGGATTGTGATCTGCATAGTGCTTTTATTGGTTCAACAGCCCCGACATCCCATATGTCAACATTGTCCGGTCCAAAGCGTTTAGTGAATATTCTTATGGCTGTATGGAATATCTTCTGGTCGTTTTTCTGTTGTCAGTTTAAGGTGTGCCTTTATTTTGGCGAATAGTGTGTCGGGTTTAGGTTTGAGTCCTCTAGTTTGTATTTGGGTCCCTTAGAACCTTATATATACCCTTGTGTCTTCGAAGGCAACCATACTATATAATATTACTGGTTGACTTTGGGTCCGAATGTGGGACCCGCAGGGGAGATCTAACGGTGTAAACATAGTCTGCTTTTGATCTGACGGATAGGATTTTTTTGGGCACAGTTACGATAAGGCTCACACTGTTACGATAAGCCTTACACTGTTACGTTAGCCCACCAGTTCACTTTACAATAAGCTTTAACTCAACAGTATTCACTGTTACCGTAAGCCTTACACTTTTACGATAACCGTTATGACAACAATATTCACTGTTACAATAAGCCTTACACTGTTACTATAGGCGTTAAAGTAACAGTATTCACTGTTACGATAAGCTTTAACTACACAGTAATCACTGTTAAGTTAAGCCTTACACTGTTCCGATAAACCTTATGGTAACCGTAACCACTGCTACGATAAGCCTTAGGTGTGTAGTTGAAATGGAATATTCCCGACAGGACACTGTTCTCTTAAGCCTTACACTGTTGCGATAAGGCTTAAGGCTTTCTATAATCAATCAGATTAGTTATAGTTTATTGTGTATTGTTTTCTCTAATTGTAGAGAGTCGTCTCTGTCTTGTAATTATGGTTGAGGGACGTTTTAAGAAAAATTATATGAACAGGCCGCGTTTtgtaattaataaaaataaaaattataattcTTATGGGAAAAAAAGGCTGCATTTTATAGTTCTCATGCAGTTGTTTCGAAAGTGCGTCGTTCCATCATATACAATGATAAGATTTTGCAGGTTCAGGAGACTGTACAACTTGTAACCAATTATGCAAAGAATACGGTGTCGACGTATGTTAGTATGCCGATGCTTGGTATTGGTCCAGGTTCTCGCTCTAATGATCGTATTCGGCTAATAAGCCTCAATTTGGGTGGTCATTTTGAAGTCGTTGAGAGTGTTAGCGATGGTATGTCTATACCGATGGATGCACCTGATCAAGGGCCCTCGAAGCTTTAACACTGAAAACACGATGACATAAAATGATGACGAGTGAAAAAGAAATTATAAATATGATTTAAAccaatattaaattaaaaaaaatgtttatctTTTTAAGAAGAAGATCAAAGGCAATACGATACCACTGAGCCATTTTTTGTTAACATAATGACACCGGGCCCTTATTGCAGCCCATGCTACTGAATCAGCTTCTTTATTTTTAGTGCCAACAATTAAGAATTGTTTTCTCCTACTTGCTGCATCAAAAACCAAATCACAAGCTTCTGATAAAAAACAAGCGTGAACAATAACAGGGCCTGGTATTTTTTTGGATGATGAACTGCGAGTTAGATTTTATTATTAACTAGGGGTATTCGAGCGTTCGCGCGTTGCGCGACATTCGGTGTTGTTTTCACTTGGTTATGGCAGCGAGATTTGGTTATGTCGATAACTGAATATCATTAAGTTATCACGCTGCTGTTAACAAACGCAGCCATCAAAAAATTGTATGTTCAGGCATTAATTACGTTGCTTGTGTATGCAGCGTGTAGTTAGCAGGCAGTAAGCATCATCTGTACAAAAGGAACTAGCTATTGACCGCCATCCCACCCGTCGTTCTTGTATGTTCACGACGACCAAAATGAGTCTTCTTTAACAGTACAAGAGCTCAAGTACTATCTAACAGCCAACAAGTTTACTATTGCTGGGGAA encodes the following:
- the LOC110912268 gene encoding putative ribosome biogenesis protein C8F11.04; amino-acid sequence: MAAIPPSIDAAATTAVDALLKWKTKQSDSQNPQLLPQDDFIYLNLTLKKIPQKGSINGPRANPNKIPLPHPIVSTNFSEICLIIDDRPTSKLTSAIAKKKIKEEGISVTKVLKLSKLRTDYKPFEAKRKLCDSYDMFFADKRVVTLLPKLLGKWFFKKKKLPLGVDLSHKNWKEQIERGCGSGLLWFGTGTCSVVRVAKVSMERDEIVENVKAAIAGAIGFVGKKLGGVRSLHLKLADSVALPVYQSLPDVKLRIEGVRVERLEGVEEVEKDGEKKKKKSSKKGRIHEMDLDVNEVDEPEVENENDENVDDGLDGGLGKKKRKGDGIEVGKKTKKKSKKGKGVEVEVSRDSDDEVVEEVKPAKKSVKEKKRKGDVMEESDVSAKSSDKIAKEKGKKVDDSGKKEKKKGRSVSRV